A single window of Nicotiana sylvestris chromosome 3, ASM39365v2, whole genome shotgun sequence DNA harbors:
- the LOC104212680 gene encoding uncharacterized protein, whose amino-acid sequence MDSLQMKKIQAINKQRLLNKLMLYSFTALSCSLFLSSPLWYPILRTFVKVLLFDSLPKVGALFFSPKCIFIVGNLIVIVLVGESKIFKSRSSSLASNVNLNYAKEQEKEEKDQKNFIFLAGESKIFRSSHYSLPFNGIELNHEVQEEEFCGYGDKEEDQKIRENCTRKCGDNEKDQEEKCKGDYQEFKFGAEPNELSKRADDFIARVNKQIRLEAVTIV is encoded by the coding sequence ATGGATTCTCTTCAAATGAAGAAGATTCAAGCTATCAACAAGCAACGGCTTCTCAACAAACTCATGCTTTATTCATTCACTGCACTGAGTTGCAGTTTATTTCTCTCTAGTCCTCTATGGTATCCCATTCTTCGTACTTTTGTAAAAGTCCTTCTCTTCGACTCTCTACCCAAAGTTGGTGCACTATTTTTCAGTCCTAAGTGTATCTTCATAGTTGGTAACCTCATAGTTATAGTTCTTGTTGGAGAGTCTAAGATCTTCAAATCAAGATCCTCTTCTTTAGCCTCTAATGTAAATCTGAACTATGCAAAGGAGCAAGAAAAGGAAGAGAAGGATCAgaaaaacttcatttttcttgctGGAGAGTCTAAGATTTTCAGGTCAAGTCATTATTCTTTACCCTTTAATGGAATAGAACTGAATCATGAAGTGCAAGAAGAGGAATTTTGCGGATATGGTGATAAAGAGGAGGAccagaaaattagggaaaattgTACCAGAAAATGCGGAGATAATGAGAAAGATCAGGAAGAGAAATGCAAGGGTGATTATCAGGAGTTCAAATTCGGTGCAGAGCCTAATGAATTGAGTAAGAGAGCTGATGATTTTATTGCTAGGGTCAACAAGCAAATTAGGCTTGAAGCTGTAACAATAGTTTAG